TTAGAGTGAAGGTTCTCATAAGTTATTTTAGTGTGCTTGAGGATTTAAGTAAAGGACACTCAAATGTTATGCAACTCACGTATAATGAGGTTCATCATTTGATCTGTTCCTTTTAGGCCGTACGAGGGTCTCCGGCAGAGAGATTTCATTCTCATAAAGCATTGCATTAGAtaagaacttaaaaaaaaaagggatagaGAACAAAAGTCAGGCTCAGATTGATTGTTTTGTACTCAGGTTGTTACCTTCCGGGTGGTACCGCAGGTGTTTCCTGTGAAGACGAAGTAGGCGTAGCGCTCGTTGCTGTAGGCCGGCCCACACTTGGGGTCGAGTAGGGTCAGCTGACTGGGGTTCAGGCTGGGGACTGATGCCAGTTTGACGGCGACTGCTGTAATTGTTCCGTTCGGTAAACATActggggggggttaaaaaaaaaaaaaaaaaaaattaaaataaaaagcatacCAAACATTTGTCCCCTTTTGATTAAAGACTGGTCATCCCCATAAGCCCATTCCATTTAGTTTTAATTTGTCAACACTTCTCCAAAACCTGGTCACTTTAATTGCTTTCCTGTCAAGATGCAACCACAGCAAAAACTGTTGAAAGGTGTATGAATTTCTCCATTTAACAGGAGATTTCAGAATTTAGACAAACCTGTGAGTTTTACGTTGAAGAGACACGTCAGAGTGAAGGCATTGAGATCGAGGTTGGTTTCGGGATTAATCAGTGCTACATCAAGTGTGCTCCGGATAGACGGCCCCTCGATAGCCTGGAATGGGGGAGAACATTTGCCAAGTTTATTAAAGAACCGTGCTTATTCAAGACAAGCCACTTTCAAATAGTGGTGAAATGAACTTAGCAttccatgattaaaaaaatatataaaaaataaaagcgcaGCAATTTTAAACAGTGTCCCATTGCTTTAGGTTGCCTGCGCACCTCATAGACGACATCAGGGGACGAAAACGGCACCACTATGCTGAAGTGCGTTTGGTTGCTGTTGAAGCCGTACTCCTGAGCCAGACTCTCAGTCAAAGTGCGCTCCCCTAGATTAGTTTGGAAGTTGTGGCCTTCTGTTCCGTATTGCACGAGAATGTAGAAGTTCTCCGTGTCGCAGCCGCCGGTAGCTAAAGGTAGGAGTGGAGATGCAGGCGGGCtgggaactgaagaaaaaaaataaatacactaaaATGGATACGTGCAAGCATCCAAATTACATTTGGAATAAAGGACAAGCTAGTAGTAATGTTTCGCCAACAGTAAAGTACAAATCCTGTAGGTCTTGCCATTTTCACCCAACAGATATTAATTAACACTTGCCACGCATTCCATTCCCTAATCTGGCCTTCAGATGAGCAGTGTGACAAAATGGCAGCAACTTGGGCAGGACCGCCAGGCCGAAAATCAGGTGCAGTGAGTAAACCGTAGATCCTGCTTCTTTCTGCAAGGAGAAATTTTACAGTGTTTGAAAGTATTTTGACAGTGTATAAGCGCAGAATGAGAGAGAGGCTGACCGTCTGTTTCACGACCCGGTCCGCGAAGGACACTTGGAGAGAGATGAACTTTAAGCCGCTGGTCTGTGAACGGCGCTCCTCCACGTTGAAGCCGCGCTCGTTGCAGTCATGGACTGACAGGAGCTCGTCGTCGAAGGTTACGTTGAGCAGAACCACATCTGATGCTAATGGGCCAAGAGTCACTTTGAACACCTTCTCCTCAGGGACAGTGTCTGTTGGGGGGGGAGAAGTACATCTACAAGACTATCCTGATGTACGGGGGGGTGTTAAGAGGGCCGTTTCCTCCCAGAAGTGCTTGGAATAAATAGAATTGATCATGTTCAATAGTTAAGATCACAAATGTGCTGTCACATCTGTCGAGCcaaggaaaagtttgaaaatttaaaaaaagtgattgatttTTCCTGTATACAAAGTGTATGATTCGTATAGTTAATCAAGCCATCACAACACAATTCATGAGATATACCATCTTTCAGTTTTAACGCTTGAGGTTCTGGTGGAGTCATGATGGGGAAGAGCACTTTGTATCTTGTGTCCTCGCGGGTGGCTTCTTCAACCCACAGCAACTCGAGCATGGGCTCAATCACGTAAGAGACTGAATATTGATTATTCTGGATGAAACTctagaaaaattaaataaaagttaGCAACAACAAAGGTTCAAATGGTTTTCCGTGCGTCAGACCATGAAGAAGCCGCCTGGCGCGCCAATGGGAATTTGGACCACGACGTAGATGTCGTCGACTGTCAGGTTGTAATGTCGCGCCGACAACTCGGCGGCATCCAGCCTCCTTCCGTCCACGCCGAAGTGCACCTCCAGAAGACGAACCTTTTCAGAGGAAATGAGCGGGTCGATGCGCATGGGCAGGAACCAGCTGATCATGTTCTCTGTGAAGTAAACACTCCCTAAAACAGAGGGACAACAGCACCAAAAGTGCCCATTTTAAGTGGGTGGACCCCTTGTTTGAGATTCCAAATACAACTCAaagttatgctttttttttttaaactttccatCATTGCAGCTCATTCATTACCTTCTTGGAGAGGACAAGCAGCTGCTGCAGGGATCTGTCTTTTGAACCACCTCTTTTCAAGGATGGCAGAGGCTTGCAGCACAGACATGGGGACTCCTGCTACCTGCAGATTTTAAAAGACACATTACAAGGACCATAATTAAGTCAAAGTTCAACATTTCAATTTCTGGAGTTTCCTGCTGTCACCTAAGAAAAGCTACCTATGCATAGTTCTATACTAGTCCTTTGtaacaaaagacaaacacatgtgacctgagatttgaacccagaccACTTAACTGAggtgcaacaaaacaaaagctagCAAGTGTGAAAAGTAGGTTTAGTATACACAgttgtctccatttttttttttaaatgttaaaaaaaaaaaaaaaaaaaaaaaaaaaaaaaaaaaaaaaaaaaaaacacacaactaTGGCTTCCAAATGAGCTAAAAGACCAAAATTCATAACTGGACAACTTATCCCCATCAGAGTTTCTCACAAACTGCTGATTACTGACACTGTAGCTCAGTGGCCATTTAGAACATTCAGTTTGAAGGctcgcaagaaaaaaaaaaaaaaaaaaaagaactattgATTAAATCAGTGTGTCCTAATCTGAAAAGCGCACCCTCAAGCCAAGCATTTCCAATTGTGGTTTGTACATTTACTTTAGGGCTGCCAAGATTAATTTACCAAGTCAACATTTGTTCACCCTCCCAGAAAAACCACTTGACCGGGTATGTGCTCAAAATTTTAGAAGCCCTAACTGACTTTAAATGTTTAGAAATGTTAGCCACACTACTTGCCCATCACAGATGTCTAGTTTGAGTTTTTCCTTTAATGAATTGCACcccagcgcaaaaaaaaaaaaaaaaaaaaaaaaaaaaaaaaatcccagtcaACTCACGTGCTGTTTGTATGTCTCAGGCGCAGACTTGCAACTTCTCAGGATGAACCTGGTGGCGGTGTTGGCGACGCCGTAGCCGGCTTTGTGGGCCTCTTGCAGAGTCATCCTTTTCTCTTCAGGTGTGAAGAACACCAGCGATGTGATTTTGAAGCCTAAGTCAATCagttttttctgaaaaaaaaaaaaaaaaaaaaaaaaaagtgtttttggggCAGCGGGGGAAGGTTCATGTGACCGTGGATCGTGCTAACCTCCTTGGGAACAGCATGGAGTGGAAGGGCGTAATCATCTGGAAGGGCCCTTTTCATGGACACCTAGAAAATGAGGTCACTGTGTAAGCGGGCGTCCATCTCTACTTTTGACCTCCGCAGCGACAACTAAATGTGACAGACAACGCTCATCCCTTGTGGGGGTCACGGCGCATTCACTTACCTCCATATAGTTGCGGTCACAGACAATCTCTCTGGAGGCCCGTGCCCTGTAGTGGCAGGTTTCGGTGAGCTGGTACACCTCATCTTGAGGCATCGTCTTAGAATGGAGCCTGAGATTTAACACCGTTCTGTAGCCATCCCCCTAGAAGAAAATTCAATTAGAACCCTATATTGATACACAACTTGAAATTTGCATTATGTTTACCAAGTTTTGAGCAAAACAATTGTGAAGGGAGACGTAGATCATGACTGTTCCTTGCTTGTGTGTCATACTGAATCCGCATCGCTTTGCCAAACTTTGCGTCAGCTTAACAGCAGAGTTAGCTAAAACGGAAAAATATATAGGAGTAAAGAATTATTACTACAATGTGAGAAAAGAATGccacttgcccccccccccaaattaaaTACAActacaagctgaaaaaaaaaatatctacctTAAACCTAAACTTCCCCCCACAAATTTAAAGACATAGTTTTTGGAACTtaccaacaacaacagaaacttCCAGAGATTGCCCAGGAGGCGGACGAACATCTACACGCATTATATTTCCAAGGCATTTTGTGTGAATATCTATCATAAATGACATCATAGTAAAGAGTTCTGTTAAACAGGGAAGAAGGTATCAAAATAGAATTATAtgtaaaaatcataaaattgaCCTACATGGGGCAGGGGTGTTTTGACCCTCTATACTTCCAAGAAAAGAAAGGAGAAAAAGCCAcctagaaagaaaaagaaagaaagacttaCTCTTAAACTAAGAAGACAAAACATGTACAAGATTGAAGACAAGGGACCACTACAAACCCAAATCCAAACACTGCAGCCATGGCACAGACAGGGGTGGGGAGAGTGGATGACCACTGAGTGCCTGTCCCTGCAGCTTTTTAAACACCTTTGTGGTGACCCCCCCCAAGCAAGGCTTTCAGACACAGACAGGAAGTagctgctgcaaaaaaaaaaaaaaaattcaactgcaCACAGGTGTGTTGCATCAGAGCCTAACTGACCCAAAGGCAACCACAGCCCGATTGGACGGCTCCCCGGAGTCCCGGACCTTTAAGACCAGAGGGCAAAGGTAGGAATGATCACTTGGGTCTCTCTGCACACATCATGCGGCAAACTCTCTGGCATGATGTACTTAAACGGGCATTATTTGAATATATGCAGTGAAAGTGACATATTCTTGACTAGTCTCATTAAACTGTCACTGACAGACGTGAAGATATGTGCAATACTACATACATTAACAAATTCATTAAAGCGACAACTTTGGGACCACtcaagtgttgttgttgtttttttttgctgagaaaGTGTTGTTTTCGAGCTTTCGGCACCAGAAAACCAGATGGTGAGCTTTGTGGAGCAGCATCAGGACAATCAAGTCACGTGACATCCCATCCCTGCCTTCAAGGACCGACGGACACTTAAACAGCTTGACGCCGTGCACGATGCGAACATTAGCGGCTGTCACGGGAGGACACTTGGCGAGGATTCTGCTTTATGGGCTGTAAGGTGACGTCCTTGTCTAGAGTAATATGTCACATTTGTGGGTGTCACTCGccgctgataaaaaaaaatgcacataaatGTCCTCTACAAACATTTGGAATTGATGACATGCTGCccctttttttatatatatgttttaaaCTCTTTTCACCCTGTCTTTTGTGCAAagtcacttgttgctaggcagattgAATCATACTGGAGACCAGATTAAGAAACTATTTTTCCTgaggaaataatgaaaatagaGTAATCAGTATCAGTTTGAAACTGTCAACAttataaaatgctaatttttaTAGGCAATGTTGTCAGGAACATTTTGATGGTCTTTAAATTTCATGTGGCAAAACGTTAACCTCTGTTAATGTTCTAAAGTAAAATCTCGGAAGCTCTCAGTCgtaacattgcatttttttttctgtccatccCACAATCCTCAGTGCAGCTTTGCTTAACTTGTGTGAAGTCTCCATACTGCTAATTATGGTGGCAATTTAATCATATGGCTCCACCCACTCTCATAAACTTTAAAGAGAGCTACATTTAAAGCCAGTATGTGCCAGCATTAGTCAAAACACGCTACTCTGACTAAGATTGTGTTTGtggaataaaaattaa
This genomic window from Syngnathoides biaculeatus isolate LvHL_M chromosome 23, ASM1980259v1, whole genome shotgun sequence contains:
- the LOC133496695 gene encoding uncharacterized protein LOC133496695; protein product: MAAVFGFGWLFLLSFLGSIEGQNTPAPYIHTKCLGNIMRVDVRPPPGQSLEVSVVVANSAVKLTQSLAKRCGFSMTHKQGTVMIYVSLHNCFAQNLGDGYRTVLNLRLHSKTMPQDEVYQLTETCHYRARASREIVCDRNYMEVSMKRALPDDYALPLHAVPKEKKLIDLGFKITSLVFFTPEEKRMTLQEAHKAGYGVANTATRFILRSCKSAPETYKQHVAGVPMSVLQASAILEKRWFKRQIPAAAACPLQEGSVYFTENMISWFLPMRIDPLISSEKVRLLEVHFGVDGRRLDAAELSARHYNLTVDDIYVVVQIPIGAPGGFFMSFIQNNQYSVSYVIEPMLELLWVEEATREDTRYKVLFPIMTPPEPQALKLKDDTVPEEKVFKVTLGPLASDVVLLNVTFDDELLSVHDCNERGFNVEERRSQTSGLKFISLQVSFADRVVKQTKEAGSTVYSLHLIFGLAVLPKLLPFCHTAHLKARLGNGMRVPSPPASPLLPLATGGCDTENFYILVQYGTEGHNFQTNLGERTLTESLAQEYGFNSNQTHFSIVVPFSSPDVVYEAIEGPSIRSTLDVALINPETNLDLNAFTLTCLFNVKLTVCLPNGTITAVAVKLASVPSLNPSQLTLLDPKCGPAYSNERYAYFVFTGNTCGTTRKFLSNAMLYENEISLPETLVRPKRNRSNDEPHYTLSIACYYDVNASHSVAFRTRPRRNDPYAENGRGELQVVLRLAVDDSYSEFYSSPDYPISKYLQQPLYFEVALMSSSNPKVSLELETCWATVDKDRKSKPRWNLIINGCPNPVDPSQVVFHPVWENDRVEYPSHVKRFEVRMFAFAEDQNNLNEQLYVHCDVEICDSRNRLSEACKKRWCYGQDNKIKVQKRATSHDQDLIQVSSGCISLLQ